CCCATTCCCATTCCCCATCCctcctcttcttgttcttctgcaaCTACTCTCAGTTTCTATTTTTGGTTCCGTTCCGCACTGCGCTTGTAAACCTCGATCTCTCTGTAGTGAAGAAAGCTTAATCAAAATCTTCATTGTTCTAATGGTACTTGGATCGCTTTTCGCTCCTCTCAAGTTCTGGGGAAATACTCAGGTAAACCTAATCTAGACTCTCCTCTCTGTTCGTCTTCTCTtttcaaaaagaagaaaatgccAACTTGCTAAGTTAGGTTAAAGTCAACGAAAATATAGTTAATGGAACCGTCAGCGAATCAGACAGACAAAACTGGCTGGATGTATAGAGCAAGTCTTGTCGTGGTAATAACAAAGTAATGATGATAATATACTGAGAAACTGCCCGATTGAGAATGAATCGCATTCCGTTATTAACAGGAACAAGAACCGCAGAGAGGGAGGATGCAGGAGATAGATCTCGGCATTCACACAATAAGAAGCCACGGAGGAGGTCTCGCCTCCAAACACAAGCACGACTGGATCATACTCGTGATCTTGGTGGCCATCGAGATCGGCTTGCAACTCATCTCTCCTTTCTACAGATACGTCGGTAAAGACATGATGACAGATCTCAAGTACCCTTTCAACGACAACACCATCCCCGTTTGGTCCGTCCCAATCTACGCTGTCCTGCTTCCTATCATAATATTCGTCTGCTTCTACGTGAAACGAACATGTGTTTACGATCTGCACCACAGTATCCTCGGCTTACTCTTCACCGTTTTGATAACTGGTATCATCACAGACTCGATCAAGCTAGCCACCGGACGACCTCGTCCTAACTTCTACTGGCGTTGCTTTCCTGACGGGAAAGAGCTGTTCGACGCTTTGGGCGGTGTGGTATGCCATGGTGAACCGGGAGAAGTCAAGGAAGGTCACAAGAGCTTTCCTAGTGGACATACCTCTTGGTCCTTCGCGGGACTTGGCTTCCTCTCGCTCTACTTGTCTGGTAAACTCAAGGCCTTTAACAGAGAAGGACATGTGGCTA
This genomic interval from Brassica napus cultivar Da-Ae chromosome A6, Da-Ae, whole genome shotgun sequence contains the following:
- the LOC106397630 gene encoding lipid phosphate phosphatase 1 isoform X1, which produces MEPSANQTDKTGWMYRASLVVEQEPQRGRMQEIDLGIHTIRSHGGGLASKHKHDWIILVILVAIEIGLQLISPFYRYVGKDMMTDLKYPFNDNTIPVWSVPIYAVLLPIIIFVCFYVKRTCVYDLHHSILGLLFTVLITGIITDSIKLATGRPRPNFYWRCFPDGKELFDALGGVVCHGEPGEVKEGHKSFPSGHTSWSFAGLGFLSLYLSGKLKAFNREGHVAKLCIVFAPLLAACLVGISRVDDYWHHWQDVFAGGLIGLFVAAFCYRQFYPNPYHEEGWGPYAYFIAAQERGQQQNGDALRTVSLENMESGTSTAPR
- the LOC106397630 gene encoding lipid phosphate phosphatase 1 isoform X2; amino-acid sequence: MVLGSLFAPLKFWGNTQEQEPQRGRMQEIDLGIHTIRSHGGGLASKHKHDWIILVILVAIEIGLQLISPFYRYVGKDMMTDLKYPFNDNTIPVWSVPIYAVLLPIIIFVCFYVKRTCVYDLHHSILGLLFTVLITGIITDSIKLATGRPRPNFYWRCFPDGKELFDALGGVVCHGEPGEVKEGHKSFPSGHTSWSFAGLGFLSLYLSGKLKAFNREGHVAKLCIVFAPLLAACLVGISRVDDYWHHWQDVFAGGLIGLFVAAFCYRQFYPNPYHEEGWGPYAYFIAAQERGQQQNGDALRTVSLENMESGTSTAPR